The sequence below is a genomic window from Trichosurus vulpecula isolate mTriVul1 chromosome 5, mTriVul1.pri, whole genome shotgun sequence.
GGAAAGGAGGGTGGCTATGCTGGCAGTGGAGACCTTGGCCAAGATGCCACCAGGGGCACAGCTTCATGTCAGCCTTGGCACCTGGGCAGGGGGCTTTGGTACATCCCAATGACTGAGGCAGGGCCAGGGAGACTCATTAGTGACCACAGGGAGAGGGCCAGCCTTGATGCCCTATGCCTACTAGGCCAAGGCTGGGCAGCGGGAGCTGCCACACATGCCTGCTCTCCTCTCTTGCTCTTagagggcaaagcaagccctccATGGGCTGATCTTTACTCCAGAAGAGGCCTGGGAGTGAGCAGGGGAGGGTGGGCTGAGGGCTCCTGTTCAGCCCCATCCTCTCTCCCCAGAAGGCAGCAATGAAGGGCAGGCTCTGAGGGGAAGGTGTAGCCAGCCCCACTGCAGCTTAAGGCCAAGGAAGGGCAGAAATAAacagggggaagaaggggaaggaaaatgaaCTCTGAATTCAAGTCTCAGGACACTCATTTGTCCAAGCCCCCTTGTGCAGGCACTGCTTTGGGACCCCTAAGCATTCTCGAGGGTCAGTCAGGGCCAGCAGTCTGCACCCTTGGCTTAAGGCTGGACCCCACAGGAGGCCATGAAGGCCCAGGCAGGCCGTGTGCTGTGCAGTCCTGACTTACTCACTAGGAGCAGAaaacctttgtttctttgtatttttggtCAGAGTCTGAAATAAAAGTGCAGGTAGTCTGGAAACCAGGCAGCTGAGAACCCTAATTCCACTCAGTGTTGCACACCCCAATTGATCTTGGGAGTATTCTAGGACCAACCCCCGCATAGGACGCAGAAccaaccctcccccccatccccgccCTGCCGACCTCACCCCATCAGGAATACCTCAACATCCAGAAAGACGCTGCCCACCCCAGGATATGGCTTCATGGCCTTTCAATCCCCTGAAACAGGACGCACCCCCCAGCCCAAGAAATGGGGCAAGTGAGACACCAGAGAGATGCCCGAGCTGTGGAAGGCTGAGGGTGGCATAGCTCTCCTAGGGCCCCTGAGATCAAATGCTCAGGCAAGCTGGGAAGGGGTCAGGTGAGGGAGGCCACATGACTGAGGTCTCCTCCCCCCATGGCCTAAGCCTactggaggtggtggtggaggcGGGGGGGGATAGGGCCCACTGCTGCCCAGCATGCCTCACTGGCCAGACCACAAAGGGTGCATAGCTTTGGAAGGGAAGTAGGGAGAGGCTGTGATCTGACAGGGAGATCCTcccacctctctcctctcccccagggGCCTAAGAGGTCTCCCCTCCCTTTGGGCCATTCTCTGGACAGCAGAGCCCCCAGACCAGGTGGGTACaagaagtgagggaggaagaggagacacCCATCTGGACCACTTTCAGCATGAGAAGCCAGTAACGATGttaggggaaaacaaaaaaactaaattaaaaaagaaagaaattccaaaCCCCAAACCAACCAAAAAAATTAGAGACAGGCAGGAAAATAGCAGGGGATGAAGTTAAAATAGGCGTTGGAGCTTCAGGGAGCTCCCAGCCCTGGGCCTGGCCTGTGCCTCTTTTTTCCCAAGAAGCCAGAAGGAAGAAGATCGGAAATCTTTttgtatatttctattttttcctttttttttttctttcctttcctttctcttttcagtaGCAGCCCCCTGTGGGTGGTCAGTTGGCCAGGACCACAGGCTGGAAGGACTGGCTGGGGTACTGCATGGTGTTCAGGTTGTAGCTGAGGCCCTCCACAAAGGGCGACTTCTCCAGGAAGAGGCCGTTGGAACCGCCTCCAAACACTTGGGTGACATCGAAGCCGCCACCGCTGCCGGAACTGCCGCTGCTGGGGCTGCTGAAGGGGACAGAGGCCAGGCCGTTGCTGGGCGGCCCATCGGCCCCATCGAAGAAGAGGCTGGGGGAGCCACCGTTGTATACAAATTCCTTGGCGTTGGGGGAGAGCTGGGACTGGGGGGCTGACCCCGCCCCGATGAAGTTCAGAGAATGCATAGACAGAGAAAGGCCCTTCTGCCGCAGCAGGGTGTTGGTGGGAGACCTGGCCAGGCGGGGTTGCTGTGGGGGGGGCTGCTGGCCTCCCCCGCCACCCCCGGCCCCACTCGCACCACTGCCACCTTTCTTCATCTTGGTGGAGCCAAACTTGGTGGCAGCAAAGGTGGCGGTGGTGAAGGTGATGGGCTGGGCGGAGCGGGGGATGAAGGTGGGGCTGGGTGACCGGCCCAAAGACGGGGAGGGCGAGTTGGACAAGGAGTTGTCTTGGCTGCCAATGGGGACGAACACCTGGGCCTCTGGGTTGAAGCTGCTCTTGATCTCCTTGTCCAGCTCGGCCGCGGCGCCGCAGCCCTCGCTGTCATCCAGGTACAGGACCTTGACGGTCCCCTTCTCCCCAATCTGGTAGGAGACCTCAAAGGGGTCGATCCAGACGCTCAGCTCCTCAGGCACATTGGCGCGCACGTCCTCCACCGCCAGGCCACTCCGCTTGGCCGCCAGCTCCACCACGGGGTCCACCATCTCCCCGATGTGCACGCAGCGGAAGCCTGAGCCCTTGAGGGGCTTGTCCGGGTACCAGTGACCTTCATACCTCTTCTTCAGGAGGCGCTCTAGCTCTTCGCCAAAGAGGTCCGCGCGGCGCCGGGGCAGCTTGTTGTATAGGTAAGAGATGATGAAGTTGAGGGCGACCTTGATCTCCAGATGCATATTCCTCCCGGCCGTGGGTAGCAGCTGGGAGCAGGGTGTGTCAGGAGCGAGGATGGAAGACACGAACGTGGGCAGGTTCTGGTTCCTGATGACTCTggggaaacaagaaagaggagGTCCCCCTGTAAATACAAGGGAAgccaggggaaaggagggggtgaGCTCCCTGACCCACCTAAGTCATGCACAGGGGTGTGAGGGTCTGAGGATCAGGGCCAGGTCAGAGCGGCCAAGGGAAGTTAGAAGGCTCATGGAAGACTGTCCAGTACCTGGCCCCAAACAGTCCTGGGCTAAGACACAGGGGACACTGACTAGTTCTGCTCCACTAAGCAGGGCCAGCTTTCCACAGGGGGCTTGGACGGGAGCCTTGACCG
It includes:
- the TOB2 gene encoding protein Tob2; translated protein: MHLEIKVALNFIISYLYNKLPRRRADLFGEELERLLKKRYEGHWYPDKPLKGSGFRCVHIGEMVDPVVELAAKRSGLAVEDVRANVPEELSVWIDPFEVSYQIGEKGTVKVLYLDDSEGCGAAAELDKEIKSSFNPEAQVFVPIGSQDNSLSNSPSPSLGRSPSPTFIPRSAQPITFTTATFAATKFGSTKMKKGGSGASGAGGGGGGQQPPPQQPRLARSPTNTLLRQKGLSLSMHSLNFIGAGSAPQSQLSPNAKEFVYNGGSPSLFFDGADGPPSNGLASVPFSSPSSGSSGSGGGFDVTQVFGGGSNGLFLEKSPFVEGLSYNLNTMQYPSQSFQPVVLAN